The following proteins are encoded in a genomic region of [Limnothrix rosea] IAM M-220:
- a CDS encoding STAS domain-containing protein, whose product MLGAKAIAEIDITASDMLEEFMHELDSQDITFAMMRVKQDLYAQLKRSGMLQKIGEDRIFPTINTAVKAFQEDSQSPPETSLQSIEGS is encoded by the coding sequence TTGCTGGGAGCAAAGGCGATCGCCGAAATCGACATTACTGCTTCGGATATGCTCGAAGAATTTATGCATGAGTTGGATTCGCAAGACATTACCTTTGCCATGATGCGGGTCAAACAAGATTTATACGCCCAACTAAAACGTTCCGGGATGCTTCAAAAAATTGGGGAAGATCGCATCTTTCCAACCATAAATACTGCCGTTAAAGCATTCCAAGAAGATTCCCAATCTCCGCCAGAAACATCACTGCAAAGTATCGAAGGGTCGTAA